The Musa acuminata AAA Group cultivar baxijiao chromosome BXJ2-2, Cavendish_Baxijiao_AAA, whole genome shotgun sequence genome has a segment encoding these proteins:
- the LOC135605960 gene encoding probable membrane-associated kinase regulator 4: protein MARSLPPNDQLAEEDYIDMDFSSANFFCSSPPHPLIEFEFQMSANPQQSLPMSSPADELFYKGKLLPLHLPPRLQMVEELIQSAVTRTPSTAAATPYESCNASPAASRYVSGELNPEDYFHECSEEFIESHPRKSWTRKLKFIKEAKAYFKSLFGKSRCPDEKCAASADRSPVYQKAARKNPFGRIQIGSHTALHAMKCKEEEKMMEEANLDHRRSFSSANYSQSSTKSFSVSSSCTSSKSSSFSSVNSKESQGQPMLKRSSSVNSDIESSIQGAIAYCKKSQQKDSARKSASDAGFCLLSVSKIAPDSEHEKPGLCWE from the coding sequence ATGGCAAGAAGCCTTCCTCCGAATGATCAGTTGGCAGAAGAAGACTACATTGACATGGACTTCAGCTCCGCCAACTTCTTCTGCTCTTCCCCTCCTCATCCTTTAATAGAATTCGAATTCCAGATGAGTGCCAATCCACAGCAGAGCCTGCCGATGTCCTCCCCTGCAGATGAGCTCTTCTACAAGGGAAAGCTACTGCCGCTCCACCTTCCGCCGCGCCTGCAAATGGTGGAAGAGCTCATCCAAAGTGCAGTCACAAGAACGCCGAGTACCGCCGCCGCAACTCCATACGAGTCATGCAACGCATCGCCGGCTGCCTCTCGGTACGTGAGCGGAGAGCTCAACCCGGAGGACTACTTCCATGAGTGCTCGGAAGAGTTCATCGAATCGCACCCGAGGAAGTCATGGACCAGGAAGCTCAAGTTCATCAAGGAAGCCAAAGCTTATTTCAAGTCTCTTTTCGGCAAGTCTCGGTGTCCGGATGAGAAATGTGCGGCCTCTGCAGACCGCTCACCTGTCTACCAAAAGGCAGCAAGGAAGAACCCATTTGGGAGAATCCAAATTGGAAGTCACACAGCTTTGCACGCCATGAAgtgcaaagaagaagagaagatgatGGAAGAAGCGAACTTAGATCACAGGAGGTCTTTTTCGAGTGCAAATTACTCGCAATCATCAACTAAATCTTTCTCTGTTTCTTCATCATGCACGTCTTCTAAATCTTCTTCCTTCTCGAGTGTCAACTCCAAGGAATCTCAAGGACAACCGATGCTGAAAAGGAGTAGCAGTGTGAATTCAGATATAGAGAGTTCCATCCAAGGAGCAATTGCTTACTGTAAGAAGTCCCAACAGAAGGACTCTGCTAGAAAGAGTGCAAGTGATGCAGGATTCTGTCTTCTTTCTGTCTCTAAAATTGCTCCTGACAGTGAACATGAGAAGCCAGGACTCTGCTGGGAGTGA